The following are encoded in a window of Fulvia fulva chromosome 7, complete sequence genomic DNA:
- a CDS encoding High-affinity fructose transporter, translating into MPDFLERFGQQYQTGERAGEFYFSNVRSGLIVGMLSIGTLIGALIGGPLADVIGRKYSIVVWCVVFCVGNTVMISATDHWYQVMMGRWVAGLSVGGLSLLVPMYMAETGPRHIRGALISCYQASPPSPLPLHPPLTLPTNTPQLFITFGIFLAACINFGCYEHQRFSAASWRIPMGVGYIWAVILGVGILAFPETPRFQYRQGKIEDAKATMMRVYGAPENHYAIHVELEEIEQKLRAEAKQGSAVQEWYRMMFAPKMAYRILLGVGLQMFQQLTGANYFFYYGTVIFQGTGINNSFVTQMILNGINFGTTFYGLYIVEHYGRRKSLIVGSTWMFIMFLIFASIGHFSLDRDDPSNTESAATAMIVMAAFFIFGFATTWGPMIWTICGELYPSRYRAKGMALSTASNWLWNFLLAFFTPFITSAIDFRYGYVFAGCNVLGGLIIYFFVMEGQGRTLEEIDTMYLSNVLPWNSSKWEAPPPEEIARIRKEAGTEVVGEEGDVKGVDVHQEKAEERGVAAPGVGGEGLGNGVGKETTV; encoded by the exons ATGCCTGATTTTCTCGAGCGCTTTGGTCAACAATACCAGACCGGTGAACGAGCTGGCGAGTTCTACTTCAGCAATGTCCGCTCCGGCCTTATTGTTGGTATGCTATCCATCGGTACTCTGATCGGCGCCCTCATCGGCGGTCCTCTTGCGGACGTCATCGGTAGGAAGTACTCCATCGTCGTCTGGTGTGTTGTCTTTTGTGTCGGCAATACTGTCATGATTTCTGCTACGGACCATTGGTATCAAGTCATGATGGGACGCTGGGTTGCTGGACTTAGTGTTGGAGGGCTATCGCTCTTAGTGCCGATGT ACATGGCAGAGACCGGCCCACGCCACATCAGAGGAGCTCTCATCTCCTGCTACCAAGCAAGCCCCCCCTCCCCCCTCCCCCTCCACCCCCCACTAACACTCCCCACTAACACTCCCCAGCTCTTCATCACCTTCGGCATCTTCCTAGCCGCCTGCATAAACTTCGGCTGCTACGAGCACCAACGCTTCAGCGCCGCCTCCTGGCGCATCCCCATGGGTGTCGGCTACATTTGGGCCGTGATCCTCGGCGTCGGAATCCTCGCCTTCCCGGAGACTCCCCGATTCCAGTACCGCCAGGGCAAAATCGAGGATGCCAAGGCTACGATGATGAGGGTTTATGGCGCGCCGGAGAACCATTATGCGATTCATGTGGAGCTCGAGGAGATTGAACAGAAGTTAAGGGCGGAGGCTAAACAGGGCTCGGCGGTGCAGGAGTGGTATCGCATGATGTTTGCGCCGAAGATGGCGTATAGGATTTTGCTTGGGGTGGGGTTGCAGATGTTTCAGCAG CTGACCGGTGCCAACTACTTCTTCTACTACG GCACCGTAATCTTCCAAGGCACCGGCATCAACAATTCGTTCGTCACACAGATGATCCTCAACGGCATCAACTTCGGCACAACCTTCTACGGCCTCTACATCGTCGAACACTATGGTCGCCGCAAGTCCCTCATCGTCGGTTCCACCTGGATGTTCATAATGTTTTTAATATTCGCCAGCATCGGCCACTTCAGTCTCGACCGCGATGATCCAAGCAACACGGAATCCGCCGCAACAGCCATGATCGTCATGGCTGCATTCTTCATTTTCGGATTCGCGACGACTTGGGGTCCTATGATATG GACAATCTGCGGCGAACTCTACCCCTCCCGCTACCGCGCCAAAGGCATGGCCCTCTCCACCGCGTCCAACTGGCTCTGGAACTTCCTCCTCGCCTTCTTCACCCCTTTCATCACCTCCGCCATCGACTTCCGCTACGGCTACGTTTTCGCCGGCTGCAACGTCCTCGGCGGGTTGATCATCTACTTCTTCGTAATGGAGGGGCAGGGACGCACGCTGGAGGAGATCGATACGATGTATTTGAGTAATGTGTTGCCGTGGAATAGTTCCAAGTGGGAGGCGCCGCCGCCGGAGGAGATTGCGAGGATTAGGAAGGAGGCGGGGACGGAGGTTGTGGGTGAGGAGGGGGATGTGAAGGGGGTTGATGTGCATCAGGAGAAGGCTGAGGAGCGGGGGGTTGCGGCGCCGGGTGTTGGGGGTGAGGGGCTGGGTAATGGGGTGGGGAAGGAGACCACTGTCTAG